Within the Populus trichocarpa isolate Nisqually-1 chromosome 14, P.trichocarpa_v4.1, whole genome shotgun sequence genome, the region TCTGCCTGCCTATCTTATGAGGTTTTGTTTTCCTGGGTTTTGGGTTCTTTGCTGTTTTATTGTTGAGCTTGATGCCAGCAGACTGCGTCATTGTTtgtgatgaggtttttttttatcatttctatcTTTGAATTCCGCTTACTTTATTTGGTTTTAGTTCCAAGATTTATTACTTGTATCTTCCGTTTTGGAATGACTTCTCTGGATGCTATGCCTTGAATGCTTTACTCTTCTATTCCCTCTCGCATCAGTTTTCCACTCTCATGGTTATTCTAATGTGATGAGAAAGTAATATGCATGTTAGCTCTTTTTCAGGGTTTATCCAATATAATTGCTTAGGTTTTTGATGCAGGTTTTACGAAAGCCATCTTTGGAATAGGTGGTTATTATGACTTTGTGCTTATCTGACTTGAAGCAACAATGAGTGGGTAGTTTTTCACCACATGGAAGAGTTGGGTCTTGTTCAGTTTGATGCCATGGGAAGCACAGTAAGAAAGAAGAGGAGTCAAATTTCTCGCCGACCTAAGGATTCCCAGACATTTACTGACAATTATGATCGTTCATCATTATCGATATCACCACCTTCAGATGACATGAGCAAGGCTTCCAGTGATGAGAATGCTGATAATTGTAGGAGGAAAGAATTTGGTCTTAATCAATCCGTGTCCAGGGTTTCTTCGGCTACTACTAGAGCTGAAAGAAAAAGAGCATTTTCTGACAGTCACCCAAGGAGAAGTGTGGTTAACAATAAAACTTCTCGTGAAGGTGCTCTTGCCCCTGCGAATTGGAGAAGCAAAAGCAAGCTGAAGGAATGCATGGATGTGGAGTCTAGAACTGCAAATATGTATTGTGGAAGGAATGGTGAAAGTTGGAGTTCAGAGCAGTCAGGAGTGAGTTTAGATGTTTTAGGAAATGAAAGCAAGTTTAAAAAGGTCAAGTTTAAGGTTGGTGATGTGACACACACAATTAATGCCAACTCGACTACTAATGGCGTGCCTTCTACAAAGAATCCCCGATTCTCAGACACCTCCAACACAAGGCAGAAACTTAGTCTTCAGGTGTTCTTGTCATCCTGACTGCTTGAATTATGGCGACCTCTTAATTCTTGCATGCTTATTCATGCATTGCATTTGCTTTAGGACGTTCACTTTGACCAAATACCAATTTAAATGTATTGCATTTGCTTTTGGACGTTCACTTTGACCAAATACCAATTTAAAtgtcaagtattttttttaattacctttGGGAAATCACACACCTCCTAACAGTGCACCTGAAGGTTTGTATCTGTGTCTGTTGCACTAATTTtaacttatatatttatttttaacttaaagtaagAATTACCTATCTCTTAATAGTGTGCTGGAAGGTTTGTACTGCTTGTTGGAGGTGTATAACTTAAAGAACTTCCACGTAGAGTTTGCAATACTTTATAGAACTACTCGCATGGTAATTTGACCAATTCTTCATCATTACTTGCATTTTTTGGATCAGTTGTTGACACCAATTTTCGGCTTGCGCACATAGATTTGTTTATGTGGGTTTATTTGGCATCCTTTTTGTCTTCACTTTTATGGAAGAATATCTACCACATTAATGTGTATTATCTCAGTATCTCACCTAATAAGTGATCTCATTATTGAGTAATGTTAGAATCTGGTGtaatctcattattttaaattattttattgcagGGGAATTTAGAGGAGGAACGTTTTGTTTCAGGTAAGAGGCCAGGTTTGCAAGGAGTTCCTTGGAAGGAATTCTCTAGAGGAGGGTTTAGTCTCGGGAAAGAGGATTTTTTAATGGGGAAGACTTCGGGCAAAAATACTGCTGGGAAACAAGGAAATAAGTACGAACGTAAGAACAAGCGGGCCCCCAAGAGGCATGTTCTGGATGGGGAATTTGGTGAGGATGACGATGACGACGAGATCCGATACCTAGAGAAACTCAAGTTAAAAGTCCCATCAGGACATAAGGAAGATGAtggaaatgatgatgatgaatcaAGTAAGAAACAACGAAAACTTTCTACCCTGGGAAGCATTGGTGCTTCGAGGCTGGTTAaagatgggaaaaaaatatcCAGATCAGACCAAGCACCAGAGGATGAAGATTACGAGGAAGAAGAACCATTATCTGATGGTGAGTTCGCAGGTAGTAAGAAGAAGCAGAAAAAGGAATATGTTGAGTCATTGACAGATGGTAAGAGGGAGCTGACTTTAACTAAGCGTCAACGGGCTCTTCAGTCAAGCAAAGATGGCTCTTCTGTTCCTGATGCTAACTTAATTGAGTTTCCAAATGGATTACCACCTGCACCATCAAAAAGTGAGAATGAATTGCTTCCATATGTGTTTTATTGTC harbors:
- the LOC7455424 gene encoding uncharacterized protein LOC7455424 isoform X2; the encoded protein is MEELGLVQFDAMGSTVRKKRSQISRRPKDSQTFTDNYDRSSLSISPPSDDMSKASSDENADNCRRKEFGLNQSVSRVSSATTRAERKRAFSDSHPRRSVVNNKTSREGALAPANWRSKSKLKECMDVESRTANMYCGRNGESWSSEQSGVSLDVLGNESKFKKVKFKVGDVTHTINANSTTNGVPSTKNPRFSDTSNTRQKLSLQGNLEEERFVSGKRPGLQGVPWKEFSRGGFSLGKEDFLMGKTSGKNTAGKQGNKYERKNKRAPKRHVLDGEFGEDDDDDEIRYLEKLKLKVPSGHKEDDGNDDDESSKKQRKLSTLGSIGASRLVKDGKKISRSDQAPEDEDYEEEEPLSDGEFAGSKKKQKKEYVESLTDGKRELTLTKRQRALQSSKDGSSVPDANLIEFPNGLPPAPSKKQKEKLTEVEQQSKKAEAAQRRRLQVEKAARESEVCFCVYTVVCHMHGDPRRLNRHMLYFFLVLIL
- the LOC7455424 gene encoding uncharacterized protein LOC7455424 isoform X1 — encoded protein: MEELGLVQFDAMGSTVRKKRSQISRRPKDSQTFTDNYDRSSLSISPPSDDMSKASSDENADNCRRKEFGLNQSVSRVSSATTRAERKRAFSDSHPRRSVVNNKTSREGALAPANWRSKSKLKECMDVESRTANMYCGRNGESWSSEQSGVSLDVLGNESKFKKVKFKVGDVTHTINANSTTNGVPSTKNPRFSDTSNTRQKLSLQGNLEEERFVSGKRPGLQGVPWKEFSRGGFSLGKEDFLMGKTSGKNTAGKQGNKYERKNKRAPKRHVLDGEFGEDDDDDEIRYLEKLKLKVPSGHKEDDGNDDDESSKKQRKLSTLGSIGASRLVKDGKKISRSDQAPEDEDYEEEEPLSDGEFAGSKKKQKKEYVESLTDGKRELTLTKRQRALQSSKDGSSVPDANLIEFPNGLPPAPSKKQKEKLTEVEQQSKKAEAAQRRRLQVEKAARESEAEAIRKILGQDSSRKKREEKVKKRLEELAQEKATNAEMHASSTIRWVMGPTGTVVTFPKEMGLPSIFDSKPCSYPPPREKCAGPSCTNPYKYRDSKSKLPLCSLQCYKAIQQQSQHETN